A region from the Cellvibrio sp. PSBB006 genome encodes:
- the trpD gene encoding anthranilate phosphoribosyltransferase yields the protein MDIKQALNKLVAHIDLSTEEMTMVMREVMTGVATPAQIGGFLVALRMKGETLDEITGAAMVMRELATQVNIEAEYLVDTCGTGGDGANLFNISTASAFVVAAAGGRVAKHGNRGVSSAAGSADVLEAAGIKLDITPEQVARCVKEIGVGFMFAPAHHSAMRYAIGPRRELGLRTIFNMLGPMTNPANVKRQVIGVFNGELCKPMAEVLARLGSEHVMVVHAKDGLDEISLASETQVAELKNGEIIEYTIKPEDFGVQSKSLIGLSVQNAEDSLLLIKDALGNRRGQYAEKAADIITLNAGAAIYVSGVATNLADGVEMARDAIGSSLAGEKIRELAAFTQYLE from the coding sequence ATGGACATAAAACAAGCTCTGAATAAATTAGTCGCGCACATTGATCTCTCGACCGAAGAGATGACCATGGTGATGCGCGAAGTGATGACCGGCGTCGCGACGCCGGCACAGATTGGTGGGTTTCTCGTTGCCTTGCGCATGAAAGGAGAAACCCTGGACGAAATTACCGGGGCCGCTATGGTCATGCGCGAACTGGCGACCCAGGTAAACATCGAAGCGGAATATCTCGTGGACACCTGCGGTACCGGCGGTGACGGTGCCAACCTGTTTAACATCTCCACTGCCAGCGCGTTTGTGGTGGCAGCCGCGGGTGGTCGGGTGGCCAAGCACGGTAATCGTGGCGTTTCCAGTGCTGCCGGTAGCGCCGATGTTTTGGAAGCGGCGGGCATCAAACTTGATATTACGCCGGAGCAGGTGGCCCGTTGCGTAAAAGAAATTGGTGTTGGTTTTATGTTCGCGCCGGCGCATCACAGTGCCATGCGCTATGCCATCGGCCCTCGTCGTGAATTGGGCCTGCGCACCATCTTCAATATGCTCGGTCCCATGACCAACCCGGCCAATGTTAAACGCCAGGTTATCGGTGTGTTCAATGGCGAGCTGTGCAAACCCATGGCCGAAGTATTGGCGCGTCTGGGTAGCGAACATGTGATGGTGGTACATGCCAAAGACGGGCTGGATGAAATCAGCCTGGCCAGCGAAACCCAGGTGGCGGAACTGAAAAATGGTGAGATCATCGAATACACCATCAAGCCGGAAGATTTCGGCGTGCAAAGCAAAAGTTTGATTGGCCTGAGCGTGCAAAACGCGGAAGATTCGCTGTTGTTAATCAAAGATGCGCTAGGCAATCGACGCGGCCAGTACGCCGAAAAAGCCGCCGACATCATCACCCTGAATGCCGGCGCCGCGATTTATGTGAGTGGTGTCGCCACGAACCTGGCTGATGGTGTGGAGATGGCGCGAGACGCTATCGGCAGCAGTTTGGCTGGCGAGAAGATTCGCGAACTCGCTGCCTTCACTCAATATCTTGAATAA
- the trpC gene encoding indole-3-glycerol phosphate synthase TrpC encodes MTQTPTVLRKIIARKWEEIAERKKTVSLADLKQSLVHQQPVRGFVQAIADKIAAGQSGVIAEIKKASPSKGVIREHFVPAELARSYERGGAACLSVLTDVDFFQGADLYLQEARAATDLPVIRKDFLVDEYQIYEARAIGADCVLLIVSALEPQKLADLNTLAMELGLDVLVEVHDAAELEIALGLPNKLIGINNRNLHTFDVTLQTTFDLLDQIGPERIVVTESGILSPADVKAMRDKNVNAFLVGEAFMRADDPGAALRTFFS; translated from the coding sequence GTGACACAGACACCCACCGTACTGCGCAAGATCATTGCCCGCAAATGGGAAGAAATTGCCGAGCGTAAAAAGACCGTTTCTCTCGCTGACCTCAAGCAGAGCCTGGTACACCAACAACCGGTGCGCGGCTTCGTACAGGCAATTGCAGACAAAATTGCAGCAGGTCAATCCGGCGTCATCGCCGAGATTAAAAAAGCCTCCCCCAGCAAAGGCGTCATCCGTGAACACTTTGTTCCAGCGGAATTGGCGCGCAGCTACGAACGGGGCGGAGCCGCCTGTTTATCAGTATTAACCGACGTGGATTTTTTCCAGGGTGCTGACCTTTATTTGCAAGAAGCCCGCGCTGCTACCGACCTACCGGTGATCCGCAAAGATTTCCTGGTGGACGAATACCAGATCTACGAAGCGCGCGCCATTGGCGCAGACTGTGTACTACTGATCGTATCGGCCTTGGAGCCGCAGAAACTGGCGGATCTGAATACCCTGGCGATGGAGTTGGGGCTGGATGTGTTGGTGGAAGTCCACGACGCCGCTGAGCTTGAAATTGCGCTTGGCTTACCGAACAAGCTGATCGGCATCAACAACCGCAACCTCCACACCTTCGATGTCACCCTGCAAACCACCTTTGATCTGCTCGACCAGATCGGCCCGGAACGCATCGTTGTAACAGAAAGCGGCATCCTGTCACCTGCCGACGTAAAAGCTATGCGCGATAAAAACGTGAATGCATTTTTGGTAGGCGAAGCCTTTATGCGTGCCGATGACCCCGGCGCAGCGCTGAGAACTTTCTTTAGCTAA
- the crp gene encoding cAMP-activated global transcriptional regulator CRP: MVAVSLTPHIKNVDEFLSHCHRRRYPAKSTIIYAGDKSDSLYYIVKGSVTVLIEDDEGREMIVAYLNDGDFFGEMGLFDEKDSRSAWVRAKSECEVAEISYAKFQEISEDHPEFLFALGSQMARRLRATTRKVGDLAFLDVTGRVARTLLDLCKEPDAMTHPDGMQIKITRQEIGRIVGCSREMVGRVLKTLEDQGLVLVKGKTMVVYGTR; encoded by the coding sequence TTGGTCGCTGTCTCATTAACGCCGCACATTAAGAATGTGGATGAGTTTTTAAGCCATTGTCACCGTCGCCGTTATCCCGCCAAGAGCACTATCATTTACGCGGGCGACAAAAGCGATTCGCTTTACTACATCGTCAAAGGTTCAGTCACTGTACTGATTGAGGATGATGAAGGCCGCGAGATGATCGTAGCCTACCTCAACGATGGCGACTTCTTCGGCGAGATGGGCTTATTCGATGAAAAAGATTCACGTAGCGCCTGGGTTCGCGCCAAGTCGGAATGTGAAGTAGCTGAAATCAGCTACGCCAAGTTTCAGGAAATCTCTGAAGACCACCCCGAATTCCTCTTCGCCCTCGGCAGCCAGATGGCCCGCCGCCTGCGCGCCACCACTCGCAAAGTGGGCGACCTCGCCTTCCTTGATGTGACCGGTCGCGTCGCACGTACCTTGCTGGATTTGTGTAAAGAGCCGGATGCGATGACTCACCCGGATGGTATGCAGATCAAGATTACCCGCCAGGAGATCGGCCGTATTGTGGGTTGTTCTCGCGAGATGGTTGGTCGTGTACTTAAAACTCTGGAGGATCAGGGATTGGTGCTGGTGAAAGGTAAGACTATGGTGGTTTACGGGACGCGCTAA
- a CDS encoding OsmC family protein: MHATVKWVDGAQFIGESGSGHSVVMDGPPDHGGRNLGVRPMEMLLLGLGGCSSFDVMSILTKARQAVTDCRVELEAERAEGVPSPFTKIHMQFIVTGKDLKEPQVKRAVELSATKYCSASIMLEAGGVEITHSYEIRSPD; this comes from the coding sequence ATGCATGCAACAGTGAAATGGGTAGATGGGGCGCAATTTATTGGCGAATCAGGCAGTGGCCATTCAGTTGTGATGGATGGTCCGCCGGATCACGGCGGACGCAATCTGGGCGTACGTCCGATGGAGATGTTGCTCTTGGGGCTGGGCGGTTGTTCGTCATTTGATGTGATGAGTATTCTGACCAAGGCACGCCAGGCCGTCACCGATTGTCGTGTAGAGCTGGAGGCGGAGCGTGCGGAAGGTGTTCCGTCACCCTTTACCAAAATCCATATGCAATTCATTGTGACCGGCAAGGATTTGAAAGAGCCGCAAGTCAAACGGGCAGTGGAGCTGTCGGCGACCAAATACTGTTCCGCGTCCATCATGCTGGAAGCGGGCGGCGTTGAGATTACCCACAGTTATGAAATCCGTTCGCCAGATTAA
- the coq7 gene encoding 2-polyprenyl-3-methyl-6-methoxy-1,4-benzoquinone monooxygenase, whose translation MPGIQLSVVDRLIVQADRALRTLAGASDLTAERPSPASRLHETELNEQLNEQEKRHAAGLMRVNHAGEVCAQALYQGQALTAKLPDVRAEMEKAAAEEVDHLVWCQQRIDELGSHTSYLNPLWYGLSFAIGAGAGLVSDRVSLGFVAATEDQVCRHLNSHLAKLPEQDARSRAVVEKMLEDEARHADAALAAGGMDFPAPVKVMMTLVSKAMTFSSYRL comes from the coding sequence ATGCCCGGAATCCAGCTCAGCGTCGTTGATCGTTTGATTGTGCAAGCCGACCGTGCACTGCGCACCCTGGCCGGCGCCAGTGACCTGACCGCCGAGCGCCCCTCCCCCGCGTCAAGGCTGCACGAAACTGAATTAAATGAACAATTAAATGAACAAGAGAAGCGTCATGCCGCCGGGCTGATGCGGGTAAACCACGCCGGTGAAGTCTGCGCCCAGGCGCTGTATCAGGGACAAGCGTTGACCGCAAAACTGCCCGATGTGCGCGCAGAAATGGAAAAGGCTGCCGCTGAAGAGGTGGATCACCTGGTCTGGTGCCAGCAGCGTATTGACGAATTGGGCAGCCACACCAGCTACCTCAACCCGCTGTGGTACGGGCTGTCCTTTGCCATCGGCGCCGGCGCCGGACTCGTCAGTGATCGTGTCAGCCTTGGTTTTGTGGCCGCCACGGAAGATCAGGTGTGCCGGCATTTAAACAGCCATCTGGCCAAACTGCCGGAGCAGGATGCCAGGAGTCGCGCCGTGGTGGAGAAGATGCTGGAAGACGAAGCCCGCCATGCCGATGCCGCATTGGCCGCTGGTGGTATGGATTTTCCCGCGCCTGTGAAAGTCATGATGACGCTGGTATCCAAAGCGATGACATTCAGCAGTTACCGCCTCTGA